Proteins encoded together in one Orrella marina window:
- the rnr gene encoding ribonuclease R: MPSREQILAVLRKAETPLTPVELAERLSLTRPETLVGFERRLGAMERDGQLMPNRKGVLLLANKLEFVAGRVLGHRDGFGFLQRDDGGQDIFLSPREMQKVLHGDRVLVKQTGEYRGKPDGTIVEVLERRTNRLVGRFLNERGLSIVVPEDQRIKHDVLIPPGETGGAQHGQVVSVDIIEQPTRHTQPLGRVEEILGEIDDPGMEIEIAVRKFDVPVGFSDRAMRQSDSLPEMVRTSDLKSRVDLRDVPLLTIDGEDARDFDDAVYCEPVDLGSASRKRPGWRLLVAIADVSHYVQDADALDDDARERGTSVYFPRRVIPMLPEKLSNGLCSLKPNVERLTLVCDMVIAGSGAKAGQVVAYQFYNAVINSHARTTYNQVWEALQQPTGPVARSMEHVLEPLQNLHTLYQLFSAARKKRGAIDFETIETKIVCNELGRIDNIIGHVRNDAHKLIEECMLAANTCAADFILRSKHPGLFRVHEGPTPEKLQSLRAFLKTLGLGLGGGDSPEASDYAALIDKARARPDFDLLQTMCLRSMQQAIYSPDNAGHFGLSYPAYTHFTSPIRRYPDLTTHRVIKALLEKRRYVPDAPDHVVVPGMTRREVEHDIWEKLGILLSARERRADDASRDVEAWLKCWFVKERVGEVFSGRVTGVASFGIFVTLDTLHVEGMVHVSELGTEYFQYSDAMHELRGERTGMRYRLTDSVQVQVAKVDLEARRIEFRLVDGTSYSALKRASRRVDPQAPPKRKKPAAPKPAELKGTAGQRRAQAKRADKQKAKVAASPKKPGSRKKR, from the coding sequence GTGCCGAGTCGGGAGCAGATTCTGGCCGTGCTGCGCAAGGCCGAGACGCCATTGACACCCGTGGAACTGGCTGAGCGGCTATCCCTGACGCGCCCCGAAACGCTGGTGGGTTTTGAGCGTCGTCTTGGCGCCATGGAGCGGGACGGTCAGTTGATGCCCAATCGCAAAGGGGTCTTGCTACTGGCCAACAAACTTGAGTTTGTGGCCGGAAGAGTACTTGGACATCGGGATGGATTTGGATTCCTGCAGCGCGATGATGGTGGTCAGGATATTTTTCTATCTCCCCGGGAGATGCAGAAGGTCCTGCATGGTGATCGGGTGCTGGTCAAGCAGACGGGCGAGTACCGTGGTAAGCCGGATGGCACGATCGTTGAGGTGCTTGAGCGCCGTACCAACCGCCTTGTTGGGCGGTTTTTAAATGAGCGCGGCCTGTCGATTGTGGTGCCAGAAGATCAACGTATCAAGCACGATGTGCTCATCCCGCCGGGGGAAACGGGTGGTGCGCAGCATGGTCAGGTGGTGTCTGTTGATATCATCGAGCAACCGACCCGTCACACTCAGCCACTGGGCCGGGTTGAAGAAATTCTTGGTGAGATTGACGATCCAGGCATGGAAATCGAAATTGCAGTACGCAAGTTCGACGTTCCGGTCGGGTTCAGTGATCGGGCAATGCGGCAGTCGGACTCACTGCCAGAGATGGTGCGCACCTCTGATCTGAAGTCCCGAGTCGATCTGCGGGATGTTCCGCTTCTGACTATTGACGGCGAAGACGCCCGAGACTTTGACGATGCGGTTTACTGCGAACCAGTTGATCTTGGCAGTGCAAGCCGCAAGCGGCCTGGGTGGCGATTGCTGGTCGCAATTGCCGATGTCAGTCACTATGTGCAAGATGCGGATGCACTGGATGACGATGCCAGAGAGCGCGGAACGAGTGTCTACTTCCCGAGGCGCGTCATTCCGATGCTTCCAGAAAAGCTCTCCAACGGGCTTTGCTCACTGAAGCCCAATGTTGAGCGTCTGACACTGGTCTGCGATATGGTCATTGCTGGCAGTGGTGCAAAGGCCGGGCAGGTAGTTGCCTATCAGTTCTATAACGCGGTCATCAACTCACATGCCCGGACCACATACAACCAGGTCTGGGAGGCTTTGCAGCAGCCCACTGGGCCGGTTGCGCGATCAATGGAGCACGTGCTTGAGCCTCTGCAGAACCTGCACACGCTTTACCAGTTGTTCAGCGCCGCGCGCAAAAAGCGTGGTGCGATTGACTTTGAAACGATCGAGACCAAGATTGTCTGCAATGAGCTGGGACGTATTGACAACATCATTGGTCATGTACGCAACGATGCACACAAGCTGATCGAGGAGTGCATGCTGGCTGCCAATACTTGCGCGGCGGACTTCATCCTTCGTAGCAAGCATCCAGGTCTGTTTCGTGTACATGAAGGGCCGACGCCCGAGAAACTGCAGTCCTTGCGAGCGTTTCTCAAGACGCTTGGACTTGGGCTCGGTGGCGGTGACTCTCCTGAAGCCAGCGATTACGCGGCGCTCATCGACAAGGCAAGGGCGCGCCCGGACTTCGATCTGTTGCAGACGATGTGTCTGCGATCCATGCAACAGGCAATCTATTCACCCGACAACGCGGGTCACTTCGGCCTGTCCTACCCGGCGTATACCCATTTCACGTCCCCCATCCGGCGTTACCCGGACCTCACGACACACCGGGTTATCAAGGCATTGCTGGAAAAACGGCGATATGTCCCGGATGCCCCTGATCACGTAGTGGTGCCTGGTATGACACGGCGAGAGGTCGAGCATGATATCTGGGAGAAGCTTGGTATTCTGCTCTCGGCCAGAGAAAGAAGGGCTGATGATGCTTCCCGTGATGTCGAGGCGTGGCTCAAGTGCTGGTTTGTCAAGGAGCGCGTTGGCGAGGTTTTCAGTGGCCGGGTCACCGGGGTGGCCAGTTTTGGGATATTTGTCACGCTTGACACACTGCACGTCGAAGGCATGGTGCATGTGTCCGAGCTCGGAACGGAGTACTTTCAGTATAGCGACGCGATGCATGAGTTGCGTGGCGAACGAACCGGGATGCGCTACCGTCTGACCGATTCGGTTCAGGTCCAGGTTGCAAAAGTTGACCTCGAAGCGCGCCGGATCGAATTCAGACTGGTGGACGGCACATCTTACTCAGCGCTCAAGCGCGCCTCACGCCGGGTCGATCCGCAGGCGCCTCCAAAGCGCAAGAAGCCTGCAGCCCCTAAACCTGCAGAACTCAAGGGGACTGCAGGGCAGAGAAGGGCTCAGGCCAAGCGTGCCGATAAGCAGAAGGCAAAGGTTGCTGCCTCCCCTAAGAAGCCTGGCTCCCGCAAGAAGCGTTGA